The window CCTCGATAAAAACAGATcgcctttgttttttttttcttttctttttttttttctttaatttaaatgaacgaAACGAACAATTGCTCTGATCCTATTTACATCGTATATTTACCGTACACGTATCTATGTCACATCTATGTCGATCGTTTCAATTGTAAcgtgaaattaatacaatatatatatttatatatatacgtatgcatatttaagtaattaaaaaaaatattcgataaggaaaatgaattattcgagATACGAAAGTGACCGTgaacattttctattttaaaaaattgtaaaagtgaaaaaaaaaattttttttctatctttctgaAGCGTATTACGATGATATTTATCATAGATacatgatatatgatatatcaattaattgtaaaatgtaaGACGTATATCACGATAACTTCCGCTTGATTTAAGGATATGATGAAATCGaagaatattgttattaaatattataatgtcataaatttcgaataagtttttcgaaattaaaaatacattctgctcgattttttttttctcttctttttcattcgaagGAATCTTTGAAACGctgtataattgaaatttgtctcaaatttgtttaattcagttatataaaatatacgataaacGTTATTACATAATGATTTTATGCTATATAAATGtttgtatattctttttttttttaaataatatatacacaattatccatttaagaaatataacattttcttcatttcacaAATGatgattaagattattatgcgaaataaatttcaaattcaaatttcaaagtgaaaatgtgaaaaattttatatttagttttcaCAACAATCAAATTGTcaagaatataaattggaaaaagttattattgcttttattatcgtagaaaatatgaaaagtgaAAGTGTCTTTACGAACCCGAACATGTCGCTCGAACAAAATGGGAACAGAGAGCTCTCAACCTTGACTAAACCTTTCAGCAAGTCGATCGGCGCGTTTTATACTAGCTACAATAcagattctatttatttatccccACTCTTATCACACGTACGCAATATCAAATGCTTCTAATTCCtccatttattttgaaacCTATATCCCgccaagtatttttattaaaatcggttatcaatatcgatattacatgtaaatatataaatcgatatagAATGTAAcggtataatagaataaacgGTGAACTGGATGTATTTGTATATACGTTTTTATCGTTCTCTAtacgagaaacaaaaaaataggaagagaacaatttttttcatataatagaaatatttgtttaaattttttgttacataatatatacgggtgttttaaataattctattattaatttttattattttattattttattcggatCCTTTGATTTTTCACACaacaattattgtttaattataaattatcaagaatTCAAACGAATCGTAAAGAATCGAGATgtagaaatcatttttaaaaaattgtttatattttttgaaaaaaatagaaaaaaaataagattattgaacgttttttctattttacgcatttatttctattttaaataatctattttttaaattatttttaaataattctatcttcttttgattttatatatttctttttattgatttttacacGCATAATTATTGTTTCACTTAGCCAATTCTATAAGTTATtaagaattcaaataaatcattaagaCTCAAAGtgtagaaattgaaaaagtgtttatattttttattttaaaaatcaagattatgattaaatgtaactctattttaaatattcttatatttataatttttgtgaaaaaaaaaagtaaaattatgcctttattttattttttgaaaaaataaacagtATAAAAGTTACGTTACGatgattctgaaaatattaacatatattaccCTCTATCGGTAAGTGTTAGAACCAAGCTTCCGAATGAGTAGCGATCATTTTGAAAAACGGCGAAGTCATTTCGTGAGCAGTACAAGGAAGGTatactttcaaaaaatttgacaGAATGACAGCAAGGTACGATAGAGCTATTACGGTATTTTCACCAGATGGACATTTGCTACAAGTAGAATATGCACAAGAAGCTGTCAGAAAAGGTTCTTCTGCggtatgattatatattttatctaaccTCTTTTGTGTTTGCGATAAATTGTTcaacattttctatatttttgcactaacattatattattcacatatcatgatatgatataacgtgaaattttattaatatgaaacaaaataacattaaatatatttaataattgatattacaaGTCAAAtgcaaaatgatttttatattttatatatattttttttttaaataatcatatcgatgatttaattatataggtCGGCGTTCGTGGGAATGACGTAGTCGTTTTaggtgttgaaaaaaaatctatagcAAAACTTCAAGAGGAACGAACAGTTCGTAAGATATGTCTTTTAGATGAACATGTTGTAATGGCATTTGCAggtttgtttataaatattattaaaatatattatataaataattagtataattaataaattactatatgTGCTTTATTTTTCACTTCAAGGTTTAACAGCAGATGCAAgagtattaattaatcgtgCACAAGTGGAATGTCAGAGTCATAGATTAACTGTGGAAGATCCAGTTACATTGGAATATATAACTAGATACATTGCAGGTAAATAcgtatattctattatttttttctattaaatatatatatatatatacttataaaatattattcacttttaggtttaaaacaaaaatatacacaaaGTAATGGTAGAAGACCTTTTGGAATATCGTGTCTTTTAGCTGGATTCGATTATGATGGTGTTCCACATTTATACCAAACAGAACCTTCAGGCATTTATTATGAGTGGAAGGTATATTATATTCAGATAttgtttgttaattataaaaaagaagaaaaagaaaaaatttactttctttttctaaggCAAATGCAACAGGTCGAAATGCCAAAACGGttcatgaatttttacaaaaatattatacaccaGAAGAAGTAGCAACTGAAAAGGGAACAATAAAATTAGCTATTAGAGCTTTATTAGAAGTAGTACAATcgggaagaaaaaatttagaaatcgcAGTAATGAGACGTGGTCAACCTTTACAGGTATAaactctaaaaatttattcataatattctttgaacaattttaaaacactTTTTATATCATAGATGTTAGACTTGGATACTATTGGAGAATATGTCACTGAAattgaaagggaaaaagaagcaGAAgctgaaaagaagaaacaaaaaaagtgATCTTTACATGGaattaaacttattattcaattattggtattttgcataaaataaatataaaacacatgaatacaaaattttaagattctttttatttgtactttactgtgtttttttaaatatagatttaaaatttatactgttacatatatatatagatatataataagaagattaccttttttttttatgtaatacaattaagatcaataataaataatatataaattaaattacaaaattctatGCActatttgtatatgtatttgtttttaaataattacattaattatatgtccattttccacgaataaataataaaaatattttattgggtGTATTGAGGTGATAAAGATCTTCCacgatgattaaatatttgaaatgaaggAAGATTTCTCAATGTTTCCcaagatttattttctaaatctacAACTGCtcgaatttctttgaaatcacCAGCAATATACATAACTCCATACATAACCAAAAATAAACTGATAATACCTTGTATTAAAATCTGTAAGAAAGGTATGTCAtgaattgcatattttttttatgttaattttaaatattaatacttacaTCAATTGGTAAAGTAATGAATTCTTGTTCTGTTATTCGTAAATACGAACGatctataaatttcattacaaaagtttaatcaaaatttaaacaatttagccaagaaatatttaaaaaatactcattatacttttaattgtaAAGATAATACATACGTTGAGCAGCTGAATATGCTGTATGTAATATTGATATCAATCCTATGAATGTCGTAAATTTGTGTAGAGTTGTTGCaggcattttaatattacaaaacaaatttaatattataaaatgatataataaatattataacaatatatatgttaaacgataattatgatttaatgcTCACAATAAGTAATTCTTATActagtataaattataataaacaaggCTTGTTTTCATGTTATGAAGCAAAATGattgctttatttattaattgtctttttttattttataccgcgtttctaattattgtttttttttttttaattatatttagatacgatttttttaatttataaaatattaaaattaaattataagataaatcaaTTATCTAGGAATTAATTTAccgtataatatgaatttatattctaaaaagtaattaaattgagaattaatagtgaaaaaaaaacagaaagtaaaaatatgaGAATTAACACTATTTCCAAAGTGCATAGATGTTATAGATAAGGAGagcaaataataagagaattaaataagataagaattgACTACCATTGCCATCTCTTGAAtacttttggaaaaatatcattcaaaaaATGACACCGACGATCAATTCTTATcctatttctattcttcttgTCTATTATTTACTCTTCCTATCTATGCTATTAATTT is drawn from Apis mellifera strain DH4 linkage group LG5, Amel_HAv3.1, whole genome shotgun sequence and contains these coding sequences:
- the LOC410095 gene encoding proteasome subunit alpha type-7-1, whose protein sequence is MTARYDRAITVFSPDGHLLQVEYAQEAVRKGSSAVGVRGNDVVVLGVEKKSIAKLQEERTVRKICLLDEHVVMAFAGLTADARVLINRAQVECQSHRLTVEDPVTLEYITRYIAGLKQKYTQSNGRRPFGISCLLAGFDYDGVPHLYQTEPSGIYYEWKANATGRNAKTVHEFLQKYYTPEEVATEKGTIKLAIRALLEVVQSGRKNLEIAVMRRGQPLQMLDLDTIGEYVTEIEREKEAEAEKKKQKK
- the LOC726894 gene encoding membrane magnesium transporter 1 codes for the protein MPATTLHKFTTFIGLISILHTAYSAAQHRSYLRITEQEFITLPIDILIQGIISLFLVMYGVMYIAGDFKEIRAVVDLENKSWETLRNLPSFQIFNHRGRSLSPQYTQ